The genomic interval TTCACCCGGACGCGCAGGTCGCCTCCCTTGCCGGTCATGGCCTCCTCGGCGTTCTTCACCAGGTTGACCAGCACCTGCGTCAGCATGTCGCGGTCCACCCGCGCCACCACGCCCGTCTGGAGCGCCGGCAGAATCCGGATGCCCTCGGGGGGCGTCGCGTAGAGCGCGAGCACGCTCTGCGTCAGCTCGGAGAGGTCCACGGGCGCCAGCTGCGGCTTGGGCATCCGGGCGAAGCGACTGAACTCGTCGACGATGCGCCGCAGCCGGTCCACCTCCTCGAGCACCACTCCCGCGCTCTCCTTGAACAGCTCGGGGAAGCGGGGATGACGCGCCTCCTGCGCGGCGAGCAGCGTCTCCAGCGACATGCGGATGGGCGTCAGCGGGTTCTTGATTTCGTGGGCCAACCGCCGCGCCACTTCCTGCCACGCGGCGATGCGCTCGCTGGCCACCAGCCGCTCTGTCGTCGCCTTCAGCTCGGACGTCATGTGATTGAACGTCCGAACGAGCTCTCCCACCTCTCCCGTGGCCACGGCCGTCACCTGGACATCCAACGCGCCTTCGGCGACGCGGCGAGCGCCCTCGGTGAGCGCCTCCACGGGCCGCGTCATCCACCGCGACACCAGCAACCCCAACAGCACTGCGAACGCACCGCCCAGCCCCGCGAGAAGGAGGAACGCACGCATGACGCCTTCCTCGGCCTCGCGCGCGGCGGCACGGCTGAAGACCAGCTTCACCGTCGCGGCCGAACCCAGCGGCAACTCACGCGACACCGTGGGAGGTAGCGCCGTCCCCGCCTGGGCGAGCTCCGTGTCTCCAGACACCAGCGTCACCTGCGCCTGCGTCAGCCGCGCGAGGTGCTGGGCCAGGCCCTCGTCGAGCAGCACGCCCCCGACGGCCCAGAGCCGCAAGTCCCCGTAGTCCACCGGCCGCGCCGTGACGAGCGCGGGCATCTGCCGCAGTCCCGACGACGTGCGCACGTCCACGCTCACGGGCACGGGCTTGGACGATTTCTCTCGCGTGACGGCGAAGAGCACCGGGTCCGGGTCTCCGCGCCGTGCCGGGAGATGGCCGGACGACAGCACCGTGCCATTCCGGTCGAAGAGGGCGAGCACCGTGAGTCCTCGCGTCTTCATCAACGCCTCGGCCGTACCAGCCTGGATGGCGCGAGTCGGGCGCTCTCGAGCCTCGCGCGCCAGGTCCTCCATGGCGGGGCTCTCCACCAACTCCTCCACCGCGCGGCGAGCCGTCGTGGCCGAGCGCTCCAGGGACTCCTGGGCGCTGGCGGTCGCGGCCTGCATGCGTGCGTCCAGTTCACGCGACAAGGTGTCGCGCAGCCGCGAGAGGGTGGGCAGGACGACCACCGCGAGTGGCACGAGAGCAAGCAGCGCGAAGGCAAGCGCGAGTCGGGCCCTCAAGCGCAAGGGGAACTCCCAGCCAGGTGCCGCGCGGCGAAGGACCGCGTTCGCATCACGGCCGTCCTCCGACGCCCGCGCCCTCCGGCGGCAACAAGTACGCGCCATCGAGCGTCGGCAGACCCTGCGCATCCATCACCCAGCCTCCGACCTCCGCCATCGCCCGGACCCCCAGCCCCTGCGCATACAAGGGCACCAACGGCAGCGACGCCCCCAGCGCCAGCGCGCGCTCGCGAGCCCGTGCATCCCGCGCCGCCACATCCGGCAGCGAACCGATGGCCGGGAGCTCCACGCCCAACAGGTCCTTGCGTCCAGCCGCATCCAGCACCACCGCCAGCGCGGGGCCCGGAGCTGGAGGCAGGAGCAGCGCATGCAACATCAGCTCGAACTCGCCCTTGGCCCAACGCGCCCGAAGGGCCGCGCGCGTCAGCGGCTCCAGCGCCACCGTGTAGCCCCGCTCATGCAGCTTCACCTGGATGCGCTCCGCCACCGCGCGCTGGTCGTCCAGTGCCGCGTCGTACACGAGGGTCACCGTGCGAGAGGGCTTCGTCGCGGGCGCCGCCGGACGAGGCTTGGGGGCCTGCTGCATCAGCGCGGGCGGCAAGAGGTGAGGCATGGGGACCGCCGGACCGTGCACGAAGAGGCGCGTGAGGTCCTCGCGGTCGATGGCGCTCTCCACCGCTTGCCGGAAGTCCGAAGGGACACGACGCGGCGAGAACGCGAGATACGTCGAGTACAACAACGGACCAGAGATCGTGTCCGTCTCCGAGGAGACCCCCAGCTCCACCTGGACCTGCCGCGCGGACCAGAGCCGGGCCAGTCCTCGCTCATCCGTGGCGGTGAGCTGCAACCGGTCGAGATACGGGC from Myxococcus stipitatus carries:
- a CDS encoding ATP-binding protein, which gives rise to MRLRARLALAFALLALVPLAVVVLPTLSRLRDTLSRELDARMQAATASAQESLERSATTARRAVEELVESPAMEDLAREARERPTRAIQAGTAEALMKTRGLTVLALFDRNGTVLSSGHLPARRGDPDPVLFAVTREKSSKPVPVSVDVRTSSGLRQMPALVTARPVDYGDLRLWAVGGVLLDEGLAQHLARLTQAQVTLVSGDTELAQAGTALPPTVSRELPLGSAATVKLVFSRAAAREAEEGVMRAFLLLAGLGGAFAVLLGLLVSRWMTRPVEALTEGARRVAEGALDVQVTAVATGEVGELVRTFNHMTSELKATTERLVASERIAAWQEVARRLAHEIKNPLTPIRMSLETLLAAQEARHPRFPELFKESAGVVLEEVDRLRRIVDEFSRFARMPKPQLAPVDLSELTQSVLALYATPPEGIRILPALQTGVVARVDRDMLTQVLVNLVKNAEEAMTGKGGDLRVRVKGTDADAVIEVEDSGPGIPVEHRARIFEPYFTTKDGGTGLGLAIAARILQEHGGKLEVGGEPGQGARFSLVLPRADGVSTSSPRPVP
- a CDS encoding ABC transporter substrate-binding protein, whose translation is MTSRSCLAVLVLLGSLSALAASRPRYGGEVRVAHAGPPELGEPSLADTPLEATLLGLLSRPVCSVTAEGEVRPALARELSRPTPQVSRLTLPSANAASAMARAWMRLTSVEGASPYRALLFPLRSEGRQISASGATLDLALSFPWPDLERGLCHPALAAPASPATPGPFSAAGRGALDAQLSWPRGRPYLDRLQLTATDERGLARLWSARQVQVELGVSSETDTISGPLLYSTYLAFSPRRVPSDFRQAVESAIDREDLTRLFVHGPAVPMPHLLPPALMQQAPKPRPAAPATKPSRTVTLVYDAALDDQRAVAERIQVKLHERGYTVALEPLTRAALRARWAKGEFELMLHALLLPPAPGPALAVVLDAAGRKDLLGVELPAIGSLPDVAARDARARERALALGASLPLVPLYAQGLGVRAMAEVGGWVMDAQGLPTLDGAYLLPPEGAGVGGRP